A region from the Vicia villosa cultivar HV-30 ecotype Madison, WI linkage group LG3, Vvil1.0, whole genome shotgun sequence genome encodes:
- the LOC131659572 gene encoding uncharacterized mitochondrial protein AtMg00300-like — MKGLKEVLRGIKKQGLYSLEVEVKSGSADIASLKHMKKTQLWHMRLGHVSEKDLVRLSKQNQLGVDKLEKLEFCEPCVFGKAYRVKFNKDQQRTNGSLDCIHDDLWEPARNPSHSGAGYFLSIVDDYSRKL; from the coding sequence ATGAAGGGgttgaaggaagtcttgagaggcatcaagaaacaaggcttgtattcCCTTGAAGTTGAAGTCAAAAGTGGCTCCGCTGATATTGCATCATTGAAGCACATGAAAAAGACTCAGTTATGGCACATGAGACTTGGACATGTCAGTGAAAAAGACCTAGTCAGATTAAGCAAGCAGAATCAATTAGGTGTTGATAAGCTCGAAAAGCTGGAGTTTTGTGAACCGTGTGTATTTGGTAAAGCAtacagagtgaagttcaacaaagaccAACAAAGAACAAATGGATCTCTtgattgtatccatgatgatcTTTGGGAACCTGCAAGAAACCCATCGCACTCAGGTGCagggtattttctatccatagttgatgattactcAAGAAAGCTTTAG